A window of the Leucothrix mucor DSM 2157 genome harbors these coding sequences:
- a CDS encoding MalY/PatB family protein, which produces MNFDESINRINTHSMKWDMLEPFYGLKPETSLPMWVADMDFKPPQAVSQALQGAVDHGVHGYFGDETEHHQAIINWMQSRHNWSVEAEWISTTHGLVQGTALCVQAFTQPGEGVILFTPVYHAFAKIIKANGREVIESPLEINNQRYEMNLDKLASQLKGHEKMLILCSPHNPGGRVWSVEELQVLAAFCKTHDLIMVADEIHHDLVYAPAKHTVMAVAEPTIIPQLVMLTATTKTFNIAGGLTGNVIIQDAALRKRFMAAHLASGTSPARYGVLMATAAYRDGASWLEELLAYLDENRRVFDEGIKDLPGLKSMPMQATYLAWVDFRDTGLSSAEVIDRVQKQAGIATNHGAMFGTGGEGYLRFNFACRREMVLEAVERLKGVFL; this is translated from the coding sequence ATGAATTTTGACGAATCAATCAACCGTATCAACACTCACTCCATGAAGTGGGACATGTTAGAACCATTCTACGGGCTAAAGCCTGAAACCAGCCTGCCGATGTGGGTTGCGGATATGGATTTTAAACCACCTCAAGCGGTTAGTCAGGCGCTACAAGGCGCGGTTGACCATGGCGTGCATGGCTATTTCGGGGATGAAACCGAACATCATCAAGCCATTATCAACTGGATGCAAAGCCGTCATAACTGGAGCGTTGAAGCGGAGTGGATTAGCACCACGCACGGGCTAGTGCAGGGGACTGCGCTGTGTGTGCAGGCATTCACTCAGCCGGGCGAGGGCGTGATTTTGTTTACGCCGGTCTACCATGCTTTTGCCAAAATCATTAAAGCCAATGGTCGTGAAGTGATTGAGTCACCACTGGAGATCAATAATCAGCGCTATGAGATGAATCTGGATAAGCTCGCCAGCCAGCTCAAAGGCCATGAGAAAATGCTGATATTGTGCTCGCCGCATAACCCTGGTGGTCGTGTGTGGAGCGTTGAAGAGCTGCAGGTATTAGCCGCTTTTTGTAAGACGCATGACTTGATCATGGTCGCCGATGAAATTCATCATGACTTGGTGTATGCACCAGCCAAGCACACGGTGATGGCAGTGGCTGAGCCTACGATTATCCCGCAGTTGGTGATGCTGACCGCGACCACTAAAACGTTTAATATCGCTGGTGGCTTAACCGGAAATGTGATTATTCAAGATGCCGCACTGCGCAAGCGCTTTATGGCGGCGCATTTGGCATCAGGTACTTCACCGGCTCGCTATGGGGTGTTGATGGCGACTGCGGCGTATCGCGATGGTGCTAGCTGGTTGGAAGAACTATTGGCGTATTTGGATGAGAATCGTCGCGTGTTTGATGAGGGGATTAAGGATCTACCTGGGCTGAAGTCGATGCCGATGCAAGCGACGTATTTGGCTTGGGTGGACTTTCGGGATACCGGCTTGTCTAGCGCTGAGGTGATTGATCGGGTACAGAAGCAGGCGGGCATTGCGACCAATCATGGGGCGATGTTTGGTACTGGTGGGGAAGGGTATTTAAGGTTTAACTTTGCTTGTCGGCGTGAGATGGTGCTGGAGGCTGTTGAGCGGCTTAAGGGTGTGTTT
- a CDS encoding DUF1223 domain-containing protein translates to MNIPFSLLKYTSVSALIGAALLVGSVSAKEFSSGVQSTDVLELYTSEGCSSCPRADRWLSTLVTKQGVFKDFVPMAFHVDYWDYIGWKDRFASAEFSQRQRRHVVNGNTRQSYTPQFVANSQEWSAWLSGSRQWEPRNANVGVLKASMPEQSNTLTVSFKPQTNNWSTNAAKPKNYVLNVAVLGMGLSSDVTAGENHGVTLKHDFVVLSHQAQTVAAGSSAWQLAKPQIPQRGQRNSAIAVWLSVPGSQTVVQATGGYL, encoded by the coding sequence ATGAATATCCCTTTTTCATTGCTCAAATATACCAGCGTTAGCGCCTTGATTGGTGCCGCGCTATTGGTTGGTAGCGTCTCGGCTAAAGAGTTTAGTAGCGGCGTGCAATCGACTGACGTGCTGGAGTTATATACCTCAGAAGGCTGCAGTAGCTGCCCACGTGCCGACCGCTGGCTTAGCACCTTGGTGACTAAGCAAGGTGTGTTTAAAGACTTTGTGCCAATGGCTTTTCATGTCGATTATTGGGATTACATTGGCTGGAAGGATCGCTTTGCCAGCGCTGAATTTAGCCAACGCCAGCGTCGTCATGTGGTGAATGGCAATACCCGACAATCCTATACACCGCAGTTTGTCGCCAATAGTCAAGAGTGGTCTGCATGGCTTTCTGGTAGCCGACAATGGGAGCCGCGTAATGCCAATGTGGGTGTGCTGAAAGCTTCTATGCCCGAGCAATCCAATACACTAACCGTAAGCTTTAAACCGCAAACTAATAACTGGTCAACCAATGCCGCCAAGCCTAAAAATTACGTGTTGAATGTGGCGGTGTTGGGTATGGGTTTAAGCTCGGATGTAACTGCGGGTGAAAACCACGGCGTAACGCTTAAACATGACTTTGTGGTCCTGAGCCATCAAGCCCAAACAGTAGCCGCAGGGTCGAGTGCATGGCAGCTTGCTAAGCCACAAATCCCGCAACGCGGACAGCGCAATAGTGCTATAGCGGTGTGGTTATCAGTACCCGGCAGCCAAACGGTAGTGCAGGCTACTGGTGGCTATTTGTAA
- a CDS encoding ABC transporter substrate-binding protein yields MRKTLLASATALALSATMSVMAASHSGDIKVGIILGFTGPIESLTPDMAASAELAFKEASDSGLLLKGAKITPVRADTTCVDAAVASSAAERLVTSENVVAMVGAACSGASTAIATKVAAPNGVAMISPSSTSPALTTLDDNGMFFRTAPSDARQGEVLAEVTIGRDIKEVAVTYTNNDYGKGLAESFGTAFKAKGGKVAISAAHEDGKADYSAEVGALSASGAEDLVVLGYLDQGGRGIIQASMDADAFSRFILADGMIGDSLIQNVDGDLTGTFGTLPGSESAGAAKFLDVAKASGMDGDGPYRAESYDAAALIVLAIQAGGSADRADIAKNIMKVANAPGEKILPGELAKGLKILAEGGEIDYDGASNVEFSEVGEAAGSYKEVEVAPKFNTIKVH; encoded by the coding sequence ATGAGAAAAACATTATTAGCATCGGCAACTGCATTAGCACTTTCAGCAACAATGAGTGTTATGGCTGCAAGCCACAGTGGCGATATTAAGGTTGGTATTATCCTGGGCTTCACTGGCCCGATTGAATCATTGACCCCAGATATGGCAGCGTCTGCTGAGCTGGCTTTTAAAGAAGCGTCAGACAGCGGCCTGTTATTGAAAGGCGCAAAAATTACTCCTGTTCGCGCTGACACAACCTGTGTCGATGCGGCTGTTGCCAGCTCTGCTGCTGAGCGTTTGGTAACCTCTGAAAATGTTGTGGCAATGGTCGGTGCAGCGTGTTCTGGTGCATCTACGGCGATTGCAACTAAAGTTGCTGCGCCAAACGGCGTTGCGATGATCTCTCCATCCTCAACCTCTCCTGCGTTAACCACGTTGGATGATAACGGCATGTTCTTCCGTACTGCGCCTTCTGATGCACGTCAGGGTGAAGTATTGGCTGAAGTAACGATTGGCCGCGACATCAAAGAAGTTGCAGTGACTTACACTAACAACGACTACGGTAAAGGTTTAGCAGAATCATTTGGTACTGCATTCAAAGCTAAAGGCGGTAAGGTTGCAATTTCTGCCGCTCATGAAGATGGTAAAGCGGATTATTCGGCTGAAGTTGGCGCACTGTCAGCGTCTGGCGCAGAAGATCTAGTGGTACTGGGTTACCTGGACCAAGGTGGCCGTGGAATCATTCAGGCCTCTATGGATGCGGATGCATTCTCTCGCTTCATTCTGGCTGACGGCATGATTGGTGACTCACTAATCCAAAACGTTGATGGCGACTTGACGGGTACCTTCGGAACACTTCCAGGCTCTGAGTCTGCCGGTGCGGCGAAATTCCTGGATGTGGCTAAAGCCAGCGGCATGGACGGCGATGGTCCTTACCGCGCAGAAAGCTACGATGCTGCAGCGCTGATCGTATTGGCTATTCAAGCGGGTGGCTCAGCTGACCGTGCAGACATTGCTAAGAACATCATGAAAGTAGCGAATGCTCCTGGTGAGAAAATCCTACCGGGTGAGCTGGCTAAAGGCCTGAAGATTTTGGCTGAAGGCGGCGAGATCGACTACGATGGCGCGTCTAACGTTGAGTTCTCAGAAGTGGGTGAAGCAGCAGGTTCTTACAAAGAAGTTGAAGTCGCACCTAAGTTCAACACTATAAAAGTACACTAA
- a CDS encoding branched-chain amino acid ABC transporter permease, translating to MQALRAPLVFLIMAGMLVFVGVNQSWSVALSILGMCLISAVMALGVNIQWGYAGLFNAGVMGFTAIGGVAAVLVSSSPVGEAWSVGGVGIGLSLLMLIVLVGILMFIHKSMRKGKLRTLLMTLVLFAGLYVIRQTFYPAVSRIESYDPSTYGYLGGLGLPILFSWFVGGVLAAGVAWMIGKVALGLRSDYLAIATLGISEIVIAVIKNEDWLTRGVKNVTGLKRPVPFESDLQSSQWFISLVERFNESKLEGLMDSAYDDALRSMVIEGSSIFVKLCYAGLFSVVLLIILALSIRALNSPWGRMMRAIRDNDEAASAMGKDIKRRHLQVFILGSAVIGIAGAMLTTLDGQFTPTSYQPLRFTFLVWVMVIVGGSGNNLGAVFGGFLIWFMWIEAEPIAVVLMSTLTSGLEATNPIRTHLVENAPHLRLFLMGLLLLLVLRFSPRGILPEKVRHS from the coding sequence ATGCAAGCTTTAAGAGCACCCTTAGTATTTTTAATCATGGCTGGCATGTTGGTGTTTGTCGGCGTTAATCAATCCTGGTCAGTGGCTTTAAGCATTTTAGGCATGTGCCTGATCTCTGCGGTGATGGCGCTGGGCGTGAATATCCAGTGGGGTTATGCCGGTCTGTTTAATGCCGGAGTGATGGGCTTTACGGCGATTGGTGGTGTGGCTGCAGTATTGGTTTCCAGCTCGCCAGTGGGCGAGGCATGGTCAGTCGGCGGTGTGGGCATTGGTCTGTCGCTGCTGATGTTGATTGTGTTGGTGGGCATTTTAATGTTCATCCACAAATCAATGCGGAAAGGCAAGCTGAGGACTTTGCTGATGACCTTGGTGTTGTTTGCTGGCCTGTACGTGATTCGTCAAACCTTCTACCCGGCAGTTTCTCGCATTGAGTCTTATGACCCATCCACCTACGGTTATTTAGGCGGCTTGGGCTTACCGATTTTGTTCTCTTGGTTTGTAGGTGGTGTATTAGCCGCCGGCGTCGCTTGGATGATCGGTAAAGTAGCCTTGGGCTTGCGCTCTGATTACTTGGCGATTGCCACCTTAGGTATCTCTGAGATCGTCATTGCCGTCATTAAAAACGAAGACTGGCTAACGCGTGGGGTTAAAAACGTCACGGGTTTAAAGCGTCCGGTGCCGTTTGAGTCTGACTTGCAATCCTCTCAGTGGTTTATCTCGCTGGTTGAGCGCTTCAATGAGAGTAAGTTAGAAGGCTTAATGGATTCTGCTTACGATGATGCCTTGCGCAGCATGGTGATTGAAGGCTCCAGTATCTTTGTAAAACTGTGTTATGCGGGCTTATTCAGTGTGGTACTACTGATTATTCTGGCCTTGAGTATTCGCGCGCTGAACTCGCCGTGGGGCCGCATGATGCGCGCCATTCGTGATAATGATGAAGCGGCCAGTGCAATGGGTAAGGACATTAAGCGTCGTCACCTGCAAGTGTTCATTTTAGGCTCGGCGGTCATCGGTATTGCCGGTGCTATGCTAACTACCTTGGATGGCCAGTTCACGCCGACCAGTTACCAGCCATTGCGCTTTACCTTCCTGGTTTGGGTCATGGTGATCGTGGGCGGTAGTGGTAATAACTTGGGTGCGGTGTTTGGTGGCTTCCTGATCTGGTTTATGTGGATTGAAGCAGAGCCGATTGCGGTTGTACTGATGTCGACATTGACGAGTGGCCTTGAGGCAACGAACCCAATTCGCACGCATTTGGTTGAGAACGCACCGCATTTACGCCTGTTCCTGATGGGCTTATTATTGCTGTTGGTATTGCGCTTCAGCCCCCGAGGGATACTGCCTGAAAAGGTGCGGCATTCCTAA
- a CDS encoding branched-chain amino acid ABC transporter permease, with amino-acid sequence MPESMEILNALTLFANFVLVPGLAYGSQLALGALGVTLVFGILRFANFAHGDLMAFGTMVTILVTWWLQSMGVSISPLPTALLALPVGILVTAIFSILVDRSVFRFYRIKKSAPVILTIASIGVMFMMNAIVRFVIGPNDQQFYDGDKFLLGAREFKKMTGLDEGLSIRYTQVLTLAVTILVVIALFWFLQRSRTGKAMRAFSDNENLALLSGINPDRVVLITWIIAAALATTAGVLYGMDKSFKPFTYFQLLLPIFAAAIVGGIGHPVGAVVGGYVVAFSEVMVTYAYKKVFIYIFPENWQPDGLAQLLSTDYKFAVSFIILVVVLLIRPTGLFKGKVI; translated from the coding sequence ATGCCTGAATCAATGGAAATCTTAAATGCGCTAACCTTGTTCGCCAACTTTGTATTGGTGCCGGGTTTAGCCTATGGCTCACAGCTGGCGCTTGGCGCATTGGGTGTGACGCTGGTGTTTGGTATTTTGCGCTTTGCCAACTTCGCTCATGGCGATTTAATGGCATTTGGAACCATGGTGACCATTTTGGTGACGTGGTGGTTGCAGTCAATGGGCGTGAGCATTAGCCCGCTACCCACCGCCTTATTGGCCTTGCCGGTTGGTATTTTGGTGACGGCGATATTCTCCATTTTGGTGGATCGCTCGGTATTCCGTTTTTACCGGATTAAGAAAAGTGCGCCGGTGATTTTGACCATTGCCTCGATCGGAGTGATGTTCATGATGAACGCCATTGTGCGTTTCGTGATCGGACCAAATGATCAGCAGTTCTACGACGGTGATAAGTTCCTGCTAGGCGCCAGAGAGTTCAAGAAAATGACGGGGCTGGATGAAGGCTTGTCGATTCGTTACACGCAGGTGTTGACCTTAGCGGTCACTATTCTGGTGGTAATTGCTTTGTTCTGGTTCTTGCAGCGCTCGCGTACCGGTAAAGCCATGCGCGCATTTTCGGATAATGAGAATCTGGCGCTGCTATCGGGTATCAACCCTGATCGCGTCGTACTGATTACGTGGATTATTGCGGCGGCCTTGGCTACAACGGCGGGCGTGCTGTACGGCATGGATAAAAGCTTTAAACCGTTTACCTATTTCCAGCTGTTGCTACCGATCTTTGCGGCAGCGATTGTAGGGGGAATCGGGCATCCGGTCGGGGCTGTAGTGGGAGGTTATGTGGTCGCCTTCTCGGAAGTGATGGTGACTTACGCCTATAAGAAAGTGTTCATCTACATTTTTCCGGAAAACTGGCAGCCAGATGGCTTAGCGCAGTTGCTATCGACCGATTACAAGTTCGCGGTATCGTTTATTATTCTGGTGGTGGTGCTACTGATAAGACCGACCGGACTGTTTAAAGGGAAGGTGATCTGA
- a CDS encoding ABC transporter ATP-binding protein gives MSYLIGENITGGYGGMDILNDLTISVDKGEIAVIVGPNGAGKSTAMKALLGMLDLRKGKVLLGGKDITNLTPQARVGEGIAFVPQTQNVFTSMTVQENLEMGAFLRRDDITETMEQIYELFPILKTKRKQAAGELSGGQRQQVAVGRAMMTQPGVLMLDEPTAGVSPIVMDELFDRIIEVRNTGVAVLMVEQNARQALEIADRGYVLVTGSNRFTDTGAALLADPEVRKSFLGG, from the coding sequence ATGAGTTATTTGATTGGGGAAAACATCACCGGCGGCTACGGTGGCATGGACATTCTAAATGACTTGACCATTAGCGTTGATAAAGGTGAGATCGCGGTCATTGTTGGCCCGAACGGTGCTGGTAAGTCGACCGCTATGAAAGCCTTGTTAGGTATGTTGGATTTACGTAAAGGCAAGGTGCTATTGGGCGGTAAAGACATTACCAACCTCACACCTCAAGCGCGCGTTGGCGAAGGCATTGCCTTTGTCCCGCAAACCCAAAACGTATTCACCAGTATGACGGTTCAGGAAAATCTGGAAATGGGTGCCTTTTTGCGCCGCGACGATATCACTGAAACTATGGAGCAGATCTATGAGCTGTTCCCGATTTTAAAAACCAAGCGTAAGCAAGCTGCTGGCGAATTATCCGGAGGACAGCGCCAGCAAGTGGCTGTTGGTCGCGCGATGATGACCCAGCCCGGCGTGCTGATGCTGGACGAACCGACCGCCGGAGTGTCACCGATTGTGATGGATGAATTATTTGACCGCATTATTGAGGTCAGAAATACCGGCGTTGCTGTGCTGATGGTTGAGCAGAATGCGCGTCAGGCACTGGAAATTGCCGATCGCGGCTACGTACTGGTTACCGGTAGCAACCGATTCACCGACACTGGGGCTGCGCTATTGGCCGACCCTGAAGTGCGCAAATCCTTCCTGGGAGGTTAA
- a CDS encoding ABC transporter ATP-binding protein, whose translation MIRVEAVSKHFGGVKAVDNATLTIETGSITGLIGPNGAGKTTMFNIIAGNIAPTSGHIYLADEDITGLKPHQLFDKGLLRTFQIAHEFPTLTVLENLMMVPGEQAGERLWDAWFKPSLVREQEAEIRARAVDVIEFLGLSHITQELAGNLSGGQKKLLELGRTMMVDAKLVLLDEVGAGVNRTLLNTIGDAIIRLNKERGYTFCMIEHDMDFISRLCDPVIVMAEGTVLAEGTAEEVKNNEEVIESYLGTGLKNKPGEELQS comes from the coding sequence ATGATTCGTGTAGAAGCAGTAAGTAAACACTTTGGCGGTGTTAAGGCGGTTGATAATGCTACGCTCACTATTGAGACAGGCTCTATCACCGGATTAATTGGCCCAAATGGGGCAGGTAAAACCACGATGTTTAATATCATCGCCGGTAATATTGCTCCCACCTCTGGCCACATTTATTTAGCCGATGAAGACATCACCGGACTTAAACCTCACCAACTTTTCGACAAAGGCCTGTTAAGGACTTTCCAGATCGCTCATGAATTCCCAACGCTTACCGTGTTGGAAAATCTGATGATGGTGCCCGGCGAACAAGCAGGCGAACGACTGTGGGATGCGTGGTTTAAGCCCTCCTTAGTGCGTGAGCAGGAAGCTGAGATTCGCGCCCGAGCCGTTGACGTGATCGAATTCTTAGGCTTAAGCCATATCACTCAAGAGCTGGCAGGCAATTTGTCTGGTGGCCAAAAGAAGCTGCTGGAGCTAGGCCGCACCATGATGGTCGATGCCAAGCTGGTGTTGCTGGATGAGGTGGGCGCGGGTGTAAACCGCACGCTGCTAAACACCATCGGCGATGCCATCATTCGTTTGAATAAGGAACGCGGCTATACCTTTTGCATGATTGAGCACGATATGGACTTTATCTCGCGCTTGTGTGATCCGGTAATCGTAATGGCTGAAGGCACCGTGTTAGCAGAAGGTACCGCTGAGGAAGTTAAAAATAACGAAGAGGTTATCGAGTCCTACTTGGGTACTGGCCTCAAAAATAAACCGGGCGAGGAGCTGCAATCATGA
- a CDS encoding DUF533 domain-containing protein has protein sequence MIDTVKILGSLLGNGALSQGSGSNVLGNILGAALGGGSNQQSGGGMGDLLGSLLGGGNTQQQSSGAGGIGDLLGSVLGGGNNQQQAGGGLGSILGGLLGGGAQPQHTNSTADLLGGLFGGNQRNMNAQSGGGSLSDLLGAAVTKYAQSQQPADATQRINNPFEAQINQSEALDQAELLIRAMINAAKADGRVDQQEQQKVLGRLGEVSQEEADFVRRELAAPLDTQAFIRSIPAGFEQQIYIVSLMAIDLDTNQEAQYLHQLAQGLELPAALCNQIHEKLGAQKLYS, from the coding sequence ATGATCGATACAGTTAAGATTTTGGGAAGTTTGTTAGGGAATGGTGCTTTATCTCAAGGCTCTGGTAGCAATGTATTAGGCAATATACTAGGCGCAGCACTCGGCGGCGGCTCCAACCAACAGTCTGGCGGCGGCATGGGTGACCTTCTTGGCAGCTTGCTCGGTGGCGGCAACACACAACAGCAATCTTCTGGCGCTGGTGGCATAGGCGATTTGCTCGGTAGCGTGCTGGGCGGCGGCAATAACCAGCAACAAGCTGGCGGCGGTTTGGGTAGTATTTTAGGTGGACTATTGGGCGGCGGCGCGCAGCCTCAACACACCAACAGCACTGCTGATTTATTGGGCGGTTTGTTTGGCGGCAACCAGCGCAATATGAATGCGCAATCCGGCGGTGGTAGCCTAAGCGATTTACTGGGTGCAGCGGTTACCAAATACGCGCAAAGCCAGCAGCCAGCTGATGCGACTCAGCGTATTAACAACCCATTTGAAGCACAAATCAACCAAAGCGAAGCGCTGGATCAGGCTGAATTGCTAATTCGTGCGATGATTAATGCGGCAAAGGCCGATGGCCGTGTTGATCAGCAAGAACAGCAAAAAGTGCTGGGTCGTTTGGGTGAAGTAAGTCAGGAAGAAGCTGATTTTGTACGCCGCGAATTGGCTGCACCACTGGATACGCAAGCGTTTATTCGCAGCATTCCAGCAGGTTTTGAGCAGCAAATTTATATTGTGTCTCTAATGGCCATTGATCTGGATACCAATCAGGAAGCACAATACCTGCACCAGCTGGCACAAGGACTAGAGCTGCCTGCTGCACTGTGCAACCAGATCCACGAGAAACTGGGAGCACAAAAACTTTATAGTTAA
- the ltaE gene encoding low-specificity L-threonine aldolase: MPSMIDYRSDTVTKPTAVMKQAMVDAPLGDDVYGEDPTVIALEQQVAAQFGKAAGLFLPSGTQSNFVAMLSHCQRGEEVITAEQYHVFSYEARGASVLGGVSLHPLPSTLYGALTPDQIKAAIKEDDSHFPISRLVSLENTVSGCVQDQQNLDAITTLAHQHGLKTHLDGARIYNAVVASERSPAELTAQMDSVSVCLSKGLGTPAGSVLVGDEEFIRYARRQRKMLGGGMRQSGMLAAAGLYALEHNVARLADDHTNAKRLATALAEIPALNVDLGRVQTNMVFIAPKEDELTELASFMQQHDIILSRQRLVLHLDITAEMVERTISAFQAFYAKR; this comes from the coding sequence ATGCCAAGCATGATCGACTACCGAAGCGACACCGTTACTAAGCCCACGGCGGTAATGAAACAGGCGATGGTCGATGCCCCTCTCGGCGATGATGTGTACGGTGAAGACCCGACCGTCATCGCGCTGGAGCAGCAGGTCGCAGCACAATTTGGGAAAGCCGCTGGATTGTTTTTACCCAGCGGCACCCAAAGCAATTTTGTGGCGATGCTCTCGCATTGTCAGCGTGGCGAAGAAGTCATTACCGCCGAGCAATACCATGTCTTTAGTTATGAGGCGCGTGGTGCATCCGTATTAGGTGGCGTTTCACTGCACCCTCTGCCCAGCACACTTTATGGTGCGTTGACTCCAGATCAGATTAAAGCCGCAATCAAAGAAGATGATTCCCACTTCCCTATCAGTCGTTTAGTTAGCTTGGAAAATACTGTTTCTGGTTGTGTGCAGGATCAACAAAACCTAGACGCCATTACCACCCTAGCGCATCAGCACGGTTTAAAAACACACCTTGATGGCGCACGGATTTACAATGCAGTTGTCGCCTCAGAGCGCTCACCCGCAGAGTTAACCGCGCAAATGGACTCGGTCTCGGTTTGTTTATCTAAAGGACTTGGCACACCAGCGGGCTCAGTATTAGTAGGCGATGAAGAGTTTATCCGTTATGCCCGACGCCAGCGTAAAATGCTGGGCGGTGGAATGCGCCAAAGTGGCATGTTAGCGGCAGCAGGTTTATATGCGCTGGAGCACAATGTGGCACGACTGGCCGATGACCATACAAATGCTAAGCGACTAGCAACAGCGTTAGCAGAGATTCCTGCTTTAAACGTCGATCTTGGTCGGGTGCAAACCAATATGGTGTTTATTGCCCCGAAAGAAGATGAACTGACTGAGCTGGCTTCGTTTATGCAGCAGCACGATATTATTCTCAGCCGCCAACGCTTGGTATTGCACCTTGATATTACGGCTGAAATGGTTGAGCGCACAATTAGCGCATTTCAGGCATTTTACGCCAAGCGTTGA